DNA from Solanum stenotomum isolate F172 chromosome 3, ASM1918654v1, whole genome shotgun sequence:
GATCACGTGCCCAAATTATAGCTCTATTTCTTGAAGATGATTCATCTTTTTGTGCATCTTACTATTAAAGACCTAAGACGCAGGGGTTTACCCTATGAATGATCCCAAGTCCCAACCAATCTCATTTCTTTGATCTCTattagatatatttattttgagtatGCATATTAGGTGTTATGATTCAGTACTCATTTCAGCTTTCTTCTTAGTTTCTCACAGTACCACTGCGTGAAACAGCTCACCTTGCAGAATGTTGGAGCATCTTCCTGCATAATGTTTGTGTTACGGTTGTGTAATTTAGTTGCATCTTTTTATCTGAAGTTGAAGACATTTCTTTCTCGTTGTAGGTAGTAAGGAGGAGACCTTCTTTGATTCCCAGGCTTGGCTAGATTCTGATTGTGAAGATGACTTCCTTAGTGTGAATGGAGGTAAGATATGTTCTTCAATTGATGTTGTATGCTTcattttgttgatcaataaaggAAATTTTCGTTAATTGGCAGCACTAAGAGTGTAGTCTGTACAACAAAAAACAATAGAGTTCCTTCCTTGGGTCTGCTAGGAACTGATACTGTCGGTATCTGCACAATATTCCTCTTTACACCAAAAGGAATGCCATCAATTGGTGGCCTTCATATTCTTCTGTATTCTCCCTAATCCCTTTCCATAGGTTTCATAAGCTACAATATTTATCGTagtatatttgtatttgatccGACTTACTGGAAGTGCCTAATGATTCACCCAGATGAGATCCATTCTACAAAAGTAGTTATATATCAgcttttttaaaattgagaaaGTGCTTGCAACACCCTAGCTATAAATTTGTTGTTTACTTGTCattgtcttttattttaattgcagATTTTACGCCTTCTCGAGGGAGTACTCCTGTCCATCCCAGCTTGGCTGGAAATTTAAAAGGTAACAGAGATGCCCCTGCTTCTTTTCAGCAATCACCGCCacaggaaaaaaagaaaagattgtcTGAACTTTTCAGTGAAAGCTTGAGAAATGAGCTCAATGAGCAAAATGTCATGAATACAAAAAAGGAAACTGCATTTACTGGTGATCAAGTTCCACCAAAATCCACACCTGGGACACCTTATGCGTCTGTGTGTAACAGCGAAAGAACCCCCAATGGAGAGCTAAGATCTGATGTCAAATCATCAAAGCCAGCACAATGTTGTCTTCCAAGGTTACTCTCAAGTCGTAGCTTTAGTGAAAGGAGGAAAAGAATGAGCCCAGCACGTACTGTTGGCTGATAACCCGGCCAATAAGTTGTCTCTcttaaggtatatatatatataaatatatgtctGTGTTTTATGTGCATGTTTAAGGTATAGAATATGAACTTTGATGGTTAGTATAACTTAATGGCCATGAGAATTCGGCACAAATACACAGATGTGTAGAGTTCTGGTATGTTCATTCTTGAATTTGGCTTTTTTATGTATAAAGATAGAGAAAAACTGCTTTCCAATTAATCAACAGTAGTTCACTTTCttgtttatatatgtttcagCTCCTCAATGAGCAGATTGCCATTTTCTCTCTTAATAGTTGCCATGTTTAGGCCCAAACACATTTGATCTAGTATGTGTTATGTGTTTGGGCCTTGCAAGAGATGGTGTTAAATAGCACATTTTTTCATAGTTTAATCAAACAAGTAGTGTGCATGTTGTCTTAACAACAAAATGCCAACAAGGTTGTGAAGGTCTTGTTGTgatggagtggtaagtactccttcatgcTTAACCAAAATGTTTCGGGTCTGAGTCCCCTTGGGTATAGAATCACCTTTGTTAGAGAGTGTTACCCAATGTGGGAATTCCCTCACGAAATCGAATTTAGTCGGACTTCAATGTGGGTATCGGACACCGGGTgggaaacaacaaaaaaaatgtgtttgcaccaagggtgtggcctagtcatcaatgaagtggttgagaaaCCTGAGGTTTTAGGTTCAAAATTCAGCAGCCTTAGctttggtggatagagttaccgGATACTTGTTTGTTGGTGGAAGGTGATAGGTATTTCgtggaattagtcaaggtgcGCGGAAGCTGACCAAGACATCAcattcattaaaaaaacaacaaaatgcaATTCATGAATTATAGCCAAAATTGTGCAATTTGACTCTATAAACTATCATTTTCGAGTTGTTCAATAGCCTTCTACACAGTTCTTCTGAATTTCGAATAGTATTCTTTCAATGGTCAACGACCTCATTAAATTAGTTGCCTTTTCAAGGTAAATACGAAATTATTGAATGGTATTGAATTTGAATCTCCTCTTGTTTCCTTTGCATTCTCACTTTCGGAACCAATTGATCCGACTAATTCAGATACACTTAACTAAtatgtaaaaattaggcaaatgacatagtataagaaagaaattacttcttttccctactctttcattaattatcaaaaatccctttttttagtgttttcggatacataatatagcagtgtggatacttaatatagtagcgcggatactttaattaataatgggcggatacttaaattattaaattgttagcagcacagatacttaattaacgggcggatgcataatatagcagcacggatactttaattaataacgggcggatacttaaactaataaagtatccggttaagttgaattgggagaaaataagggatttttgtattttagtaaaagagtagggaaatattgagaataggtaaagaagtgttgtgtatttaagtaattttccCTAATATATATACTCAATTCGAAATATCTAATTAACGGTATATCAATTTTGTTTATCATAAGCATAAGCACTTGTAACTACTAATTAAAAAGTGCTAATTATATagttatcaattttatttttttaatttcaagacCCCTTTTCCCTTTCTTGGTATTCTCCCAATTTCCACTTCATCAGCACATGTAAAATATAAAGAACATAGCAACAGATTCCATGAATTATGTGATTGCTTTGACGTGTGGACCTTTAccaattacactatatataattatataatataaataatattatgtcATAACAATTGTTTTTATAACCATATGTAATGTATTATATTTACGTTATCGTTTCAGTTAGTGGACGATCTACATTGGTATCtttacccccacatatactgaAAAACCGTGGTGTTTGGATTAACTTTCTCGCGACTTGATAAATTTCATGGGATACCTGCGACCTCCCATCAGCAATATGTCCAAAAAACTCTGTCCATCAAAGCTAGAACGGATAGAAAGGATTTATATATACATTCAACATCATATTTGTTTCCTATATATAAAAGCTTGTTTCATATGGTTGATGGGATATATAGACAAATATATTTCATCTTCTATGacgtgatttttatattttagaatttaTATTGAATATGTTCCTTTGTATCATTTTAGGatctattaattttataataactATTTTCAACATGCATGAAACTGAATAACGATTTATAGATCACTTTTATTTGTGTGTTAGACAAATTTGACAACTAATTATCCTAAACGTACGAGTGAAATTGTTTGTCCTCTCTTAACTTTTAGTATACAAGTAGCCAAAAAGCAAACTAATGATGGGCAACAAATTGGCCTTTTATTGCAAATTCTCAACAAAATATGCTATGCCAAATTAAAACCGCCAACAATTGGCCTCACTTTATCTccctaaaatttaaatattggtttcataagttttaaaatatttcacaGATATCAGTTGAGCTTCAAACACCAGAAATTAAAATACCCATTTAATATCGTATAATGTTGGCAAAAAGTGACAGGTTTAGTAGAATTAGTCGCTGTGTGCGAAAGCTGGCCCGGACATCAtggtcataaaaaataaaaataaaaacttatcGACCATTTGATAATTACACTAAATCAggcaacaaaataaaaaaattaaagtgagatattatttaaattaaatgaccAAGAATGATGTAATTAAAAGATACTCTATATACCTATCTCGTATTCATTGATTTGTTATTaaaatcttttgaatttttttctataattctatatataatatcattTATTTACATTGTTGTTAAATCAATGTAACTTTAATAGGTaagatttgtaattttgaaaataagataTAATACGTGTCACAATAGATGAAATTAGTGCATGCACTTGATAATGTATATGATttaatttacatttttaaaGTAGCGATGTATATATCACTTTGACTCTGGTACAAAACT
Protein-coding regions in this window:
- the LOC125860567 gene encoding uncharacterized protein At3g27210-like, which gives rise to MGSCVSVHKDPQFRLVFGSKTAHHTPSPLQQKPTHRSSPPVAAFPDFGSKEETFFDSQAWLDSDCEDDFLSVNGDFTPSRGSTPVHPSLAGNLKGNRDAPASFQQSPPQEKKKRLSELFSESLRNELNEQNVMNTKKETAFTGDQVPPKSTPGTPYASVCNSERTPNGELRSDVKSSKPAQCCLPRLLSSRSFSERRKRMSPARTVG